One stretch of Panthera uncia isolate 11264 unplaced genomic scaffold, Puncia_PCG_1.0 HiC_scaffold_1815, whole genome shotgun sequence DNA includes these proteins:
- the LOC125917423 gene encoding olfactory receptor 6C1-like gives YMLSITGNLTIITLTLLDSHLQTPMYFFLRNFSLLEVSFTTVSIPKFLGTMITGDKTISFNDCMIQLFFFILLGVTEFYLLAAMSYDRYIAICKPLHYMTIMNHRVCILLVFASWLASFLIIFPSLMLFIQLDYCRSNVIDHFTCDYFPLLHLSCSDTKFLEIVGFSCAVFTLMFTLALIVLSYIYIIRTILRIPSASQRTKAFSTCSSHMIVISISYGSCIFMYINPSAKDRVSLSKGVAVLNTSVAPMLNPFIYSLRNQQVKQAFMDRAKKIISFSKKMKK, from the coding sequence TACATGCTCAGCATCACTGGCAACCTGACCATTATCACCCTTACCCTGCTGGATTCCCACCTCCAGAcccccatgtatttcttcctcagAAACTTCTCCTTATTAGAGGTTTCATTCACAACTGTCAGCATACCCAAGTTCCTGGGCACCATGATTACAGGAGATAAAACCATTTCCTTTAATGATTGTatgattcagttattttttttcattctcttgggaGTCACTGAATTTTACCTTTTGGCTGCCATGTCTTATGACCGTTACATTGCCATCTGCAAACCTCTCCATTACATGACCATCATGAATCACAGAGTCTGCATACTCCTTGTCTTTGCTTCATGGCTGGCTTCATTCTTAATCATATTCCCGTCACTTATGCTGTTCATACAACTTGATTACTGTAGGTCCAATGTTATAGACCATTTTACCTGTGATTATTTCCCCTTACTACACCTTTCTTGTTCAGACACAAAATTCCTAGAGATAGTGGGTTTTTCCTGTGCTGTGTTTACTCTAATGTTCACTTTGGCGTTAATAGTTCtgtcctatatatatataatcagaacGATTTTGAGGATTCCTTCTGCTAGTCAGAGGACAAAGGCCTTTTCCACCTGTTCTTCCCACATGATCGTCATCTCCATCTCCTATGGCAGCtgcattttcatgtatattaatCCATCAGCAAAAGACAGAGTGTCTCTGAGCAAGGGAGTTGCTGTGCTAAACACCTCAGTGGCCCCCATGCTGAACCCCTTTATTTATAGCCTAAGGAATCAGCAAGTCAAGCAAGCCTTCATGGACAGGGCAAAAAAGATtatatctttctcaaaaaaaatgaagaaataa